A DNA window from Streptococcus parapneumoniae contains the following coding sequences:
- a CDS encoding replication initiator protein A yields the protein MADITVNQVATQTFYQIPQIFMVNVKKKFSAEGKPTGKIKMTSVYAKKLSNDGKIAYGVLYDRCMLSIHSYRNGELTYVDENGSVFLVYTVEDLMEILDRSKPTVLKIKKELKELGLLREVKQGKNRPNRLYLQNVNAELQEYEHYDAEVVEKGRDKGTVIYHHVKTLDYKGCVLFEIERPNSEEESVLEKPVKSTNSGSQKSLPPKKVVKSRNSGSQIFLPPEVKKFNPIKTEKSHTENNSTRHSSRKPASNSNELDQTARTCDTPSQKTSGKKFIQPQVYSLLQEIADSYFDHLPWDNAYHLTHRQKMKIGSFLETGWVTSSEVLHCIERIPQDCQSPYAYLVTSIENLMAERKLEVKLNAHKRAQEQYGG from the coding sequence GAAAATCAAGATGACGAGTGTCTATGCCAAGAAATTATCAAATGATGGCAAGATTGCTTATGGAGTACTCTATGATCGATGTATGTTAAGTATTCATTCTTACAGAAACGGTGAACTGACTTATGTTGATGAGAATGGTTCAGTATTTCTTGTCTATACGGTTGAGGACTTAATGGAAATTTTAGATCGCAGTAAGCCAACTGTATTGAAAATCAAGAAAGAATTGAAAGAGCTTGGCTTGCTTCGTGAAGTGAAACAAGGAAAGAATCGTCCGAATCGTTTGTATCTTCAAAATGTGAATGCTGAATTACAAGAATATGAACACTATGATGCTGAAGTCGTAGAAAAAGGACGTGACAAAGGAACTGTAATCTACCATCATGTAAAAACTTTAGATTACAAAGGTTGTGTCTTGTTTGAAATTGAACGTCCAAATAGTGAAGAAGAATCTGTTTTAGAAAAGCCTGTCAAATCAACCAATTCTGGAAGTCAAAAATCTTTACCTCCAAAAAAGGTTGTTAAATCAAGGAATTCTGGAAGTCAAATTTTTTTACCTCCGGAAGTAAAAAAATTTAACCCTATTAAGACTGAGAAGAGTCATACTGAGAATAATAGTACTAGACATAGTTCTAGAAAGCCTGCTTCCAATTCTAACGAATTGGATCAGACTGCTAGAACTTGTGACACTCCTTCTCAAAAAACAAGTGGGAAGAAATTTATCCAACCTCAAGTCTATTCTCTCTTGCAGGAAATTGCGGATAGCTACTTTGATCATTTACCGTGGGATAATGCTTACCATCTGACCCATCGTCAGAAAATGAAAATTGGTAGCTTTTTGGAGACTGGCTGGGTAACTAGTTCAGAAGTCTTACATTGTATTGAACGGATTCCTCAAGATTGTCAGAGTCCGTATGCTTATCTGGTTACGTCCATTGAGAATTTGATGGCTGAGAGAAAGTTAGAAGTCAAGTTGAATGCTCATAAGAGGGCGCAGGAGCAGTATGGGGGGTGA
- a CDS encoding SspB-related isopeptide-forming adhesin has product MHKVRETKTYGSIRKSKIYGTCGVILGLAALSMISPVMADERTENPATNAPYAQTSPSSVSTENQGKSEEKIGRIEISFSHSSLAETVKKAQEAGLKVEFDSVVDKGTASTASELDKKQKEVESDYRTQADSIEKATEKYIEDKKQNQAERKKIQDENAAKKEQYQKDLVFYQAEVERINQENSKIREENGKNQKANQAEIDRINQENAEIRKRNEAKRVAYESSLTDYTKKLATIKAEREAIQTSKPLFGSETGFKVYGGYNSAGRGSLDYYNDFTIVPDDNLPVESLSGFLGYHADTYVTGGTGTRVSKDSTGTYDVIKSPTFGDTFYIHNIGTLTDGRKIMAKVMVSDLGDYQGEVRNGVPVTDSDIYLKSGDGGSLYFVYNNHTRLELIFDFYIEGTTTPVSLLIGTVITDVDWGQGSNLSYGSSGRGMVLNPSGSGLDFDGRVMKGVENGVNDTSDIPKGSFASVGYGSSLTYLHTSSPASTEGRTPAEWDAENASGNAQNVVFTILGEGTELKSITPIKRITEPIYEKETTPPSSPTGKTEEVLPPKPEEPKEKELPSLVSPPTVRVRYARLQTIPGLEKFVKNPSGESIDKSYVPKLSTVQWELTTKPLPANREATTDFEIVDALPSGFVLDVEASKKASSDFELTYDESSHVVRIKGLENLKSKLNQDLSKEVLVPAPILVGKVINDGATYKNNFQLKINNKYESYSNIVQVSTPGKPNDPDNPNNNLIQPLKHNYNKDKVVIDGKPVLAGSTNYYHITLDYDQYKGIKADPSAILKGFGAIDDYPEEAVTINQSDIRYIDNEGKEVSGISVYQYDSIDAVDNDKVKAFLASSEIKPKGAFQVFLVDDPESYFNQYIKSGKSVTIINPMVTKEELRNTGKSFENTAYQVDFGNGYQTDTVVNNVPTVKPTKKNLNKAGVNIDGKQVLAGSVNYYKVTADYSQYKGIEADKDRIGKGFYIVDDYPEEAVTINQDGVQVTDSKGQLVKGLRVSQYDSLDQAPAGVQEALKSSNFKPKGAIQVFEAENPEEFYKTYVQAGEVLTITNPMTVKKELGQTGGKYENTAYQIDFGMAYVTETVVNNVPKIEPKKDVVIDHLSKESLDGKEVKMNQTFNYKLVGSLIPKDRSEQLFEYKFSDDYDETHDEYQGIYQVFATVDFETSDGQKFKAGDELTKYTSQVVDKDKGKVDISFDNTFLKSILETSVFQAEVYLQMTRIQSGTVENTYRHTVNGVEVVSNMVVTHTPEEVKPEQPKKEEPKHEKPKEEVSKVELPNTGMSRSNNLALLGMTMGTIALALSMRKKKEE; this is encoded by the coding sequence ATGCACAAAGTAAGAGAAACAAAAACATATGGATCTATTCGGAAATCAAAAATTTATGGAACTTGTGGAGTGATACTAGGTTTAGCAGCTTTAAGTATGATAAGCCCAGTTATGGCAGATGAACGAACTGAAAATCCAGCTACAAATGCGCCTTATGCCCAGACGAGTCCAAGCAGTGTTTCTACTGAAAATCAAGGAAAGAGTGAAGAAAAAATAGGAAGGATAGAAATTTCTTTTTCTCATTCCAGTTTAGCTGAAACTGTTAAAAAGGCACAAGAAGCTGGATTGAAGGTGGAATTTGATTCTGTAGTAGATAAAGGAACCGCAAGTACAGCCTCTGAGTTGGACAAAAAGCAAAAGGAAGTCGAAAGCGATTATCGCACACAAGCAGATAGTATTGAGAAAGCTACTGAAAAATATATAGAAGATAAGAAACAGAATCAAGCGGAACGAAAGAAAATCCAAGATGAAAATGCTGCGAAGAAGGAACAATATCAAAAGGATTTAGTTTTTTATCAAGCTGAAGTTGAGCGTATCAATCAGGAAAATTCAAAAATCCGTGAAGAGAATGGGAAAAATCAGAAGGCTAATCAGGCAGAAATTGATCGTATCAATCAAGAAAATGCAGAAATCCGAAAACGAAATGAAGCCAAGAGAGTAGCTTATGAGAGCTCTTTGACAGACTATACAAAGAAGCTAGCAACTATTAAAGCTGAACGAGAGGCAATTCAAACAAGTAAGCCTTTATTTGGATCTGAAACAGGTTTCAAAGTTTATGGAGGTTATAATTCAGCTGGTCGCGGGAGCTTAGACTATTATAATGATTTTACAATAGTACCAGATGATAATCTACCAGTAGAGAGTTTGAGTGGTTTTTTAGGTTATCATGCAGATACCTATGTAACAGGAGGCACAGGAACTCGAGTTAGTAAGGATAGTACGGGAACTTACGATGTAATTAAATCTCCAACATTTGGAGATACATTTTATATTCATAACATTGGAACGTTGACAGATGGTAGAAAGATCATGGCAAAAGTCATGGTTTCGGATTTAGGAGACTATCAGGGAGAAGTTCGAAATGGTGTTCCTGTGACAGATTCAGATATCTACCTCAAGAGTGGAGATGGTGGTAGTCTTTATTTTGTTTATAATAATCATACACGTTTAGAGTTGATTTTTGATTTTTATATTGAAGGTACGACAACTCCTGTTTCCCTCTTAATTGGAACAGTTATTACCGATGTAGATTGGGGTCAAGGTTCAAATTTGAGTTATGGCTCGTCTGGTCGTGGAATGGTTCTTAATCCAAGTGGTTCAGGTTTGGATTTTGATGGTCGCGTTATGAAGGGAGTAGAAAATGGTGTTAATGATACCTCAGATATTCCTAAGGGTTCCTTTGCTTCAGTAGGGTATGGTTCTAGTTTAACGTATCTCCACACATCATCTCCTGCTTCGACAGAGGGAAGAACTCCTGCTGAATGGGATGCAGAGAATGCGAGTGGAAATGCTCAAAACGTTGTTTTTACAATTCTTGGGGAGGGGACAGAGTTGAAAAGTATTACACCTATCAAGCGTATCACTGAACCAATCTATGAGAAGGAAACTACTCCACCAAGTTCTCCAACTGGAAAAACTGAAGAGGTACTCCCACCTAAACCTGAGGAGCCAAAGGAAAAAGAACTCCCCTCTTTAGTGTCTCCTCCAACAGTAAGGGTCAGATATGCACGCTTACAGACAATACCTGGCCTAGAAAAGTTTGTAAAAAATCCTTCTGGTGAATCTATTGATAAAAGCTATGTGCCTAAGCTTTCAACGGTACAGTGGGAATTAACAACTAAGCCTCTTCCAGCTAATCGTGAAGCTACTACAGACTTTGAGATTGTGGATGCCTTGCCTTCAGGTTTTGTACTAGATGTAGAAGCTTCAAAGAAGGCTAGCTCAGATTTTGAATTAACTTATGACGAATCGAGCCATGTTGTTCGAATTAAAGGTTTAGAAAACTTGAAATCTAAACTAAATCAGGATTTGAGTAAAGAAGTGCTGGTTCCAGCTCCAATTTTAGTAGGAAAAGTTATAAATGATGGTGCGACCTATAAGAATAACTTCCAATTAAAAATTAATAATAAGTACGAAAGCTATTCAAATATTGTTCAGGTTTCAACACCTGGTAAACCGAATGATCCTGACAATCCGAATAATAACTTAATTCAACCTCTTAAACATAATTACAATAAGGATAAAGTTGTCATTGATGGTAAACCAGTTCTAGCAGGTTCGACAAATTATTACCATATTACCTTGGATTATGATCAGTATAAGGGAATAAAGGCAGATCCATCCGCTATTCTAAAAGGATTTGGAGCAATTGATGATTACCCAGAAGAGGCTGTTACGATTAATCAATCGGATATTCGTTATATTGATAATGAAGGAAAAGAAGTTTCTGGTATCTCGGTGTATCAGTATGATTCTATAGATGCCGTTGATAATGATAAGGTTAAAGCTTTTCTTGCTAGTTCTGAAATTAAGCCCAAAGGTGCTTTCCAAGTATTTTTAGTGGATGATCCAGAATCCTATTTTAACCAGTATATTAAATCAGGGAAATCGGTTACAATTATTAATCCAATGGTAACTAAGGAAGAACTGCGAAATACAGGGAAATCATTTGAAAATACAGCTTATCAAGTTGATTTTGGTAACGGTTATCAAACTGATACAGTTGTAAATAATGTTCCTACTGTGAAACCAACCAAGAAGAATTTGAATAAGGCAGGTGTGAACATCGATGGGAAACAGGTCTTGGCAGGTTCTGTCAACTACTATAAGGTAACGGCAGATTATAGTCAATACAAGGGAATTGAAGCGGATAAAGATCGTATTGGCAAAGGGTTCTATATCGTTGATGATTACCCAGAAGAAGCTGTTACCATCAATCAAGACGGTGTTCAAGTGACTGATTCTAAAGGTCAGCTTGTTAAAGGTTTGAGAGTAAGTCAATATGACAGTTTAGATCAAGCACCTGCTGGAGTTCAAGAAGCTCTTAAATCAAGCAACTTCAAACCAAAAGGAGCTATCCAAGTGTTTGAGGCAGAGAATCCAGAGGAGTTCTACAAGACTTATGTGCAAGCTGGAGAAGTTCTGACTATTACCAATCCAATGACTGTTAAGAAGGAATTGGGTCAAACAGGTGGTAAGTATGAGAATACAGCCTATCAAATTGATTTTGGTATGGCTTATGTTACTGAAACTGTAGTCAATAATGTTCCGAAGATTGAACCAAAGAAAGATGTGGTGATTGACCATCTAAGTAAAGAAAGTTTAGATGGAAAAGAGGTCAAGATGAATCAAACATTTAATTATAAATTAGTTGGTTCCCTGATACCAAAGGATCGTTCGGAGCAGTTGTTTGAGTATAAGTTTAGCGATGATTATGATGAAACACATGATGAGTATCAAGGTATTTATCAAGTGTTTGCGACTGTAGATTTTGAAACAAGTGATGGCCAAAAATTTAAAGCTGGTGATGAATTAACTAAATATACTAGTCAGGTAGTAGACAAGGATAAAGGTAAAGTAGATATTAGCTTTGATAATACTTTCTTGAAGTCAATTTTAGAAACTTCAGTATTTCAAGCAGAAGTATACCTACAAATGACACGTATTCAGTCAGGAACAGTAGAAAATACATATCGTCATACGGTTAATGGTGTGGAAGTTGTATCTAACATGGTTGTGACTCATACTCCAGAAGAAGTCAAACCAGAACAACCAAAGAAAGAAGAACCGAAACACGAGAAACCAAAAGAAGAAGTTTCAAAAGTGGAATTGCCTAATACTGGTATGAGTCGTTCTAACAATTTAGCTCTTCTTGGAATGACTATGGGAACAATCGCTTTAGCTTTATCTATGCGAAAAAAGAAGGAAGAATAG
- a CDS encoding SEC10/PgrA surface exclusion domain-containing protein gives MKLRTTILATTASVTLLGLGNSQPVYANSTTSSQVENLKSELIKAKREYEQAKSIYDNALSSAPSNTITLSDKYIKALKTAFSDFNISQTERDKAQYILESESAQLKNQHKFQKDSVDQGEYFDVNTLPLVVRQELSFFAQDLINQVRSQVGTPSVSVSSSAIDFADKVAKAYVQDNWGWDKMNISGSSGHDATGINRVAREYGLPTSNAESELKGGQNYENLASRLPGFKTATKSQLKEAIYDGMVEFMVGGTEWAHAQAIAGLNWGNPSSKDYFGLSFSSLSSVSSAHFITISQENINRATKSNFSTASVTDPRSSNRYQAVKKLEIDYKNKEKIYQDLKSKLENQTGKSTVEENNSKKAEPIKPIENTSDWRDQWKQDGSYWYYFDHAGKALVSGWKGNYYLKSNGVMARNEWIYDTNYKAWYYLKSDGSYALNSWQGSYYLKSDGKMAQSEWQYDSSYKAWYYLKSDGSYAQNSWQGSYYLKSDGKMAQSEWLYDSSYKAWYYLKSDGSYLRDQWFKDGSAWYYLKADGKMAQNETIGGYRLDYSGKWIS, from the coding sequence ATGAAATTGAGAACAACTATCTTGGCAACAACTGCCAGCGTAACTTTGCTTGGGTTAGGAAATAGTCAACCTGTGTATGCGAATAGTACAACGAGTAGTCAGGTAGAGAATTTAAAAAGTGAATTGATTAAAGCTAAGAGAGAATATGAACAAGCCAAAAGTATCTATGACAATGCTTTATCATCTGCACCTAGCAATACGATTACACTGAGCGATAAGTATATAAAGGCTTTGAAGACGGCTTTTTCTGATTTTAATATTAGCCAGACTGAACGTGATAAGGCACAGTATATTCTTGAGTCAGAGAGTGCTCAATTGAAAAATCAGCACAAGTTCCAAAAAGATTCAGTTGATCAAGGTGAGTATTTTGATGTCAACACTCTACCGCTAGTTGTTCGTCAGGAGTTGTCATTTTTTGCCCAAGATTTAATTAACCAAGTTCGTTCTCAGGTTGGGACTCCTAGTGTCAGTGTTTCTAGCTCGGCGATTGATTTTGCGGATAAGGTGGCGAAAGCATATGTTCAAGATAACTGGGGATGGGATAAAATGAATATCTCAGGAAGTTCAGGACATGATGCAACTGGAATCAATCGTGTGGCGAGAGAGTATGGATTACCTACATCTAATGCAGAATCAGAGCTAAAAGGTGGGCAAAATTATGAAAATTTAGCTTCTCGTCTACCTGGTTTTAAAACAGCTACTAAGTCTCAATTGAAAGAGGCTATTTATGATGGTATGGTTGAATTTATGGTCGGTGGGACAGAATGGGCACATGCTCAAGCAATTGCAGGATTGAACTGGGGGAATCCATCAAGTAAAGATTATTTTGGATTATCATTTTCTAGTCTTTCCTCAGTAAGCTCTGCTCATTTCATCACTATTTCTCAGGAAAATATTAATCGAGCAACGAAATCTAATTTCAGTACAGCTTCAGTAACGGATCCAAGATCTTCAAATCGTTATCAGGCTGTAAAAAAATTAGAAATTGATTACAAAAATAAAGAGAAAATTTATCAAGATTTAAAAAGTAAGCTGGAGAACCAGACAGGTAAAAGTACTGTAGAAGAAAATAATTCTAAGAAAGCAGAACCTATTAAACCGATTGAAAACACATCTGATTGGCGTGACCAATGGAAACAAGATGGAAGTTACTGGTATTATTTTGATCATGCAGGGAAAGCTCTTGTCAGTGGTTGGAAGGGAAACTATTATCTCAAATCAAATGGTGTGATGGCACGTAATGAATGGATTTATGATACAAACTATAAAGCTTGGTATTATCTCAAGTCAGATGGGAGTTATGCACTAAATAGCTGGCAAGGAAGCTACTACCTTAAGTCAGATGGAAAAATGGCACAAAGTGAGTGGCAATACGATTCCAGCTATAAAGCTTGGTACTATCTCAAGTCAGATGGAAGCTATGCACAAAATAGCTGGCAAGGAAGTTACTACCTTAAGTCAGATGGAAAAATGGCACAAAGTGAGTGGCTATATGATTCCAGTTATAAAGCTTGGTACTATCTCAAATCAGATGGAAGTTATCTGAGAGATCAATGGTTCAAGGACGGAAGTGCTTGGTATTATTTGAAAGCAGATGGTAAGATGGCACAAAATGAGACGATTGGTGGTTATCGTTTAGATTATTCTGGTAAGTGGATTTCTTAA